One region of Vibrio pelagius genomic DNA includes:
- the cytR gene encoding DNA-binding transcriptional regulator CytR, which produces MATMKDVAQLAGVSTATVSRALMNPEKVSVTTRKRVETAVLEAGYSPNTLARNLRRNESKTIITIVPDICDPYFAEIIRGIEDAAVENDYLVLLGDSGQQKKRESSFVNLVFTKQADGMLLLGTDHPFDVSKAEQKNLPPMVMACEFAPELELPTVHIDNLTSAFEAVNYLAQLGHKRIAQISGPTSATLCQFRQQGYQQALRRAGVTMNPAYSTVGDFTFEAGAQAVRQLLALPEQPTAIFCHNDAMAIGAIQEAKKLGLRVPHDLSIVGFDDIQFAQYCDPPLTTISQPRYEIGRQAMLMMLDMLKGNDVQAGSRLLEAKLVVRGSTAPPRM; this is translated from the coding sequence ATGGCGACAATGAAGGATGTTGCCCAGTTGGCAGGTGTATCAACAGCGACAGTATCGCGAGCGCTGATGAACCCTGAAAAAGTATCGGTGACGACTCGAAAGCGAGTTGAAACAGCGGTACTCGAAGCTGGATACTCACCCAACACTTTAGCTAGAAACTTACGTCGCAACGAATCTAAAACCATCATCACCATCGTTCCTGATATCTGTGATCCCTACTTCGCTGAAATCATTCGCGGTATTGAAGACGCTGCCGTTGAAAACGACTACTTGGTGCTTCTAGGTGATAGCGGACAACAGAAAAAGCGTGAGAGCTCGTTCGTAAACTTGGTCTTCACCAAGCAAGCAGACGGTATGCTGCTACTGGGAACCGACCACCCATTTGACGTCAGCAAAGCCGAGCAGAAAAACCTGCCACCAATGGTTATGGCGTGTGAATTCGCTCCAGAGCTTGAGCTACCAACGGTACATATCGATAACCTGACCTCGGCATTTGAAGCGGTGAACTACCTAGCTCAGCTGGGTCATAAGCGTATCGCTCAGATCTCAGGCCCGACATCAGCAACTCTCTGCCAATTCCGCCAACAAGGCTATCAACAAGCACTGCGCCGCGCAGGGGTTACCATGAACCCAGCCTACAGCACGGTCGGTGACTTTACCTTTGAAGCGGGTGCACAAGCCGTTCGCCAACTGCTTGCACTGCCAGAGCAACCAACCGCTATTTTCTGTCACAATGACGCAATGGCAATTGGTGCGATTCAAGAGGCGAAGAAACTAGGTCTGCGCGTTCCACACGATCTATCGATTGTCGGCTTCGATGATATTCAGTTTGCCCAATACTGCGATCCACCGTTGACAACGATTTCCCAACCCCGTTACGAGATTGGACGTCAGGCGATGTTGATGATGCTTGATATGCTCAAAGGCAATGATGTTCAAGCTGGCTCTCGTCTGCTTGAAGCGAAACTGGTCGTTCGTGGGAGTACGGCACCACCGCGCATGTAA
- a CDS encoding SPOR domain-containing protein, which yields MANRDYVKRGRGNKRTAKKPAPRRKPWRSGLLAILLAGGFGYGLYLLSNDPEPPPPTVVTKPKPKPKPAKVIPPPPEEKWDYVETLPSREVEVKAKEQQISKIPYIMQCGAYKTSAQAEARKLDIAFQGISSDIRKKEGSSWYRVVLGPYKLKRDAERDRHKLQRAKIEPCAIWKDQ from the coding sequence GTGGCTAATAGAGATTATGTAAAGCGCGGCCGTGGAAATAAACGCACGGCTAAAAAACCTGCCCCTCGCCGAAAACCTTGGCGTAGCGGTCTTTTGGCGATCTTACTGGCTGGTGGCTTTGGCTACGGCTTGTATCTGTTAAGCAATGATCCTGAGCCGCCACCGCCAACTGTGGTGACTAAGCCCAAGCCGAAACCTAAGCCAGCCAAGGTTATCCCACCACCACCCGAGGAGAAGTGGGATTACGTAGAAACCTTGCCTAGCCGAGAGGTAGAAGTCAAAGCCAAAGAGCAGCAGATTTCTAAGATACCATACATCATGCAGTGTGGTGCGTACAAAACCTCAGCTCAAGCTGAAGCGCGTAAGCTCGACATTGCTTTCCAAGGCATATCAAGTGATATCCGCAAGAAAGAAGGCAGCAGCTGGTATCGTGTGGTACTTGGTCCTTACAAACTGAAGCGTGACGCTGAGCGTGATCGCCACAAATTACAAAGAGCCAAAATCGAGCCGTGTGCGATTTGGAAAGATCAATAA
- the hslV gene encoding ATP-dependent protease subunit HslV, protein MTTIVSVRRNNKVVIAGDGQVSLGNTVMKGNARKVRRLYNNKVLAGFAGGTADAFTLFEKFESKLQMHQGHLTKAAVELAKDWRSDRALRKLEALLAVADETASLIITGNGDVVQPEHDLIAIGSGGNFAQAAATALLENTDLDAREIAEKALTIAGDICVFTNHHHTVEELESTVELPKPE, encoded by the coding sequence GTGACTACCATTGTATCTGTACGTCGTAATAATAAAGTCGTCATCGCGGGTGATGGACAAGTATCTCTAGGCAACACTGTAATGAAGGGCAATGCCCGTAAAGTACGTCGCCTATACAATAATAAAGTACTGGCAGGTTTCGCTGGCGGTACAGCAGATGCTTTCACGCTATTCGAAAAATTTGAAAGCAAGCTGCAAATGCACCAAGGTCACCTAACCAAAGCTGCCGTTGAGCTGGCGAAGGATTGGCGTAGTGATCGCGCTCTGCGCAAGCTAGAAGCCCTATTGGCCGTTGCCGATGAAACCGCCTCTCTGATCATCACTGGTAACGGTGACGTAGTACAGCCAGAGCACGACCTAATCGCAATTGGCTCAGGTGGCAACTTTGCACAGGCAGCGGCGACAGCCCTACTAGAAAATACCGATTTAGATGCTCGTGAAATCGCAGAGAAGGCGCTAACTATTGCAGGCGACATCTGTGTGTTCACCAACCATCACCACACTGTTGAAGAACTAGAAAGCACCGTTGAGCTACCGAAACCGGAATAA
- the hslU gene encoding HslU--HslV peptidase ATPase subunit — protein sequence MSEMTPREIVHELNRHIIGQENAKRSVAIALRNRWRRMQLDESLRVEVSPKNILMIGPTGVGKTEIARRLAKLANAPFIKVEATKFTEVGYVGKEVETIIRDLTDVAIKMTHQQAMEKVKFRAEEQAEERILDALLPPARDAWGQNEQAEEGSSNTRQIFRKKLREGKLDDKEIEIDVAAPQMGVEIMAPPGMEEMTNQLQGMFQNLAGDTKKKRKLKIKDAFKALTEEEAAKLVNQEELKENAIFNVENNGIVFIDEIDKICKRGDSSGPDVSREGVQRDLLPLIEGSTVSTKHGMVKTDHILFVTSGAFQVAKPSDLIPELQGRLPIRVELEALSSHDFKRILTEPKASLTEQYIALMKTEEVDVEFTEDGITQIAEAAWQVNETTENIGARRLHTVMERLMDEISFEATDKAGSKLVIDAGYVKSKLGEFVEDEDLSRFIL from the coding sequence ATGTCTGAAATGACCCCTCGTGAAATTGTTCATGAACTGAACCGCCACATCATTGGCCAAGAAAACGCGAAGCGCTCTGTAGCTATCGCCCTTCGTAACCGCTGGCGTCGTATGCAGCTAGATGAGAGCCTGCGTGTTGAGGTTTCTCCTAAGAACATTCTGATGATCGGTCCAACCGGTGTGGGTAAAACGGAAATTGCTCGCCGCCTAGCGAAACTTGCAAACGCACCTTTCATCAAGGTCGAGGCAACGAAATTCACTGAAGTCGGCTACGTGGGTAAAGAAGTAGAGACCATTATCCGTGACCTAACCGACGTTGCGATCAAGATGACTCACCAACAAGCGATGGAAAAAGTAAAGTTCCGCGCTGAAGAGCAAGCTGAAGAGCGTATCCTTGATGCCCTTCTTCCACCAGCTCGCGATGCTTGGGGTCAAAACGAACAAGCAGAGGAAGGCTCGTCAAACACCCGTCAGATTTTCCGCAAAAAGCTGCGTGAAGGTAAGCTAGACGACAAAGAGATCGAAATCGATGTTGCAGCGCCACAGATGGGCGTTGAAATCATGGCACCTCCAGGCATGGAAGAGATGACAAACCAGCTACAAGGCATGTTCCAAAACCTTGCTGGTGATACCAAGAAGAAACGTAAGCTGAAAATCAAAGACGCGTTCAAGGCTTTGACTGAAGAAGAAGCGGCAAAACTGGTTAACCAAGAAGAGCTGAAAGAGAACGCAATCTTCAACGTTGAAAACAACGGTATCGTATTTATCGATGAGATCGACAAGATCTGTAAGCGTGGTGATAGCTCGGGTCCAGACGTCTCTCGTGAAGGTGTTCAGCGAGACCTACTACCACTTATTGAAGGTAGCACGGTATCGACTAAGCACGGCATGGTGAAAACAGACCATATCCTGTTTGTTACTTCGGGTGCATTCCAAGTGGCTAAGCCATCGGATCTGATCCCTGAGCTACAAGGCCGTCTACCAATCCGTGTTGAACTTGAAGCGCTATCAAGCCACGACTTCAAGCGCATCCTGACTGAGCCAAAAGCGTCTCTAACTGAGCAATACATCGCTCTAATGAAGACAGAAGAGGTAGATGTAGAGTTCACCGAAGATGGCATCACTCAGATCGCAGAAGCGGCATGGCAAGTCAACGAAACGACCGAAAACATCGGTGCACGTCGTCTACACACGGTAATGGAACGTCTAATGGATGAGATTTCATTCGAAGCGACCGACAAAGCCGGTAGCAAGTTAGTGATTGATGCTGGTTACGTGAAGTCTAAACTAGGCGAATTCGTTGAAGACGAAGACCTAAGCCGCTTCATTCTGTAG
- a CDS encoding 1,4-dihydroxy-2-naphthoate polyprenyltransferase, translating into MKQSLLIWLDAARPKTLPLALVSILTGSSLAFASDQFSLSIALLAFLTATLLQILSNLANDYGDALKGTDNEKRLGPMRAMQSGAVSAATMKQAIILNIVFTIIAGLILIFHALSSIESILSFIGLGVLAIAAAIAYTVGNKPYGYIGLGDLSVFIFFGLLGVSGTYFLHTGHIEPSLFLPALGCGLMAVAVLNINNMRDIENDSECGKRTMAVRLGQRRAKQYHFVLLSVAVIAFASYLLIQDKPVWISLPFSLSIITVYKHGKAVWDTEKPAQIAPMMPVIVKCSLVTNLLFASVVVAQTLLT; encoded by the coding sequence ATGAAACAATCTCTACTGATTTGGCTTGATGCCGCACGACCAAAAACTCTGCCTCTCGCACTCGTCTCTATTCTTACAGGAAGTAGTTTAGCGTTCGCTAGCGATCAGTTTTCTCTCTCCATTGCTTTGTTGGCTTTTCTCACTGCAACCTTGCTGCAGATCCTTTCCAACCTCGCTAACGACTATGGCGATGCGCTGAAAGGCACCGACAATGAAAAGCGCCTAGGTCCAATGCGTGCGATGCAGTCGGGCGCAGTCTCCGCCGCAACCATGAAGCAGGCCATCATCCTAAATATTGTGTTTACCATAATTGCTGGACTTATCTTAATTTTCCATGCCCTATCCTCTATTGAGAGCATTCTCTCTTTCATCGGTTTGGGTGTGCTGGCAATTGCAGCCGCGATCGCCTACACCGTCGGTAACAAACCTTATGGTTATATCGGTTTAGGTGACCTGTCGGTATTCATCTTCTTTGGCCTGCTTGGTGTATCTGGGACTTACTTCCTGCACACTGGTCACATCGAACCAAGTCTATTCTTACCCGCTTTGGGCTGTGGCTTGATGGCGGTGGCCGTACTTAACATCAACAACATGCGTGACATCGAAAACGACAGTGAGTGTGGTAAACGCACCATGGCGGTTCGACTAGGACAGCGCAGAGCTAAGCAGTATCACTTTGTGCTGCTGAGCGTGGCAGTGATTGCTTTCGCGAGCTACCTGCTTATTCAAGATAAACCTGTCTGGATTAGCCTGCCATTTTCACTGAGTATCATCACCGTTTATAAACACGGTAAGGCCGTTTGGGATACGGAAAAACCCGCGCAAATCGCACCTATGATGCCTGTTATCGTGAAATGTTCTCTGGTGACTAACTTATTGTTTGCTAGTGTTGTTGTAGCTCAAACTCTATTGACATAA
- the rraA gene encoding ribonuclease E activity regulator RraA, with the protein MEYNTSALCDIYLDQVDVVEPMFSNFGGRASFAGQITTLKCFEDNALIRSVLEQDGLGRVLLIDGGGSLRKALIDAELALLAEDNEWEGIVVYGCVREVDELEDMNLGIHALASIPVGAVQDGVGEVDVPVNFGSVSFLPEDYLYADNTGIILSPEPLDVEFELDDEDDDNQ; encoded by the coding sequence ATGGAATACAACACTTCAGCACTGTGCGACATCTATCTAGACCAAGTGGATGTCGTAGAGCCGATGTTCAGCAACTTTGGTGGAAGAGCCTCCTTTGCTGGACAGATCACTACACTCAAATGTTTCGAGGACAACGCGCTGATCCGTTCCGTTCTAGAGCAAGACGGCTTAGGTCGTGTTTTACTGATTGATGGTGGTGGCTCGCTACGTAAAGCGCTGATTGATGCCGAGTTAGCACTGTTAGCCGAAGACAATGAGTGGGAAGGTATTGTTGTGTATGGCTGCGTACGTGAAGTCGACGAACTAGAAGATATGAACCTGGGTATCCACGCGCTCGCCTCCATCCCGGTTGGCGCTGTGCAAGATGGCGTTGGTGAAGTTGATGTTCCCGTGAATTTTGGCAGCGTTAGCTTCCTACCTGAAGATTACCTCTATGCCGACAACACCGGCATCATTCTCTCGCCAGAGCCACTCGATGTAGAGTTCGAGCTTGATGATGAAGATGATGACAATCAATAG
- the zapB gene encoding cell division protein ZapB produces MSFEVLEQLEAKIQTAVDTIALLQMEVEELKEEKQQLAAEAGELKASREELEQKTQQMQQEHAAWQDRIRSLLGKMDEVE; encoded by the coding sequence ATGTCTTTTGAAGTACTAGAGCAACTAGAAGCAAAAATTCAAACAGCAGTTGATACTATTGCACTTCTGCAAATGGAAGTAGAAGAGCTAAAAGAAGAGAAGCAGCAGCTAGCGGCAGAAGCTGGTGAGCTAAAAGCAAGCCGTGAAGAGCTAGAGCAAAAAACTCAGCAAATGCAGCAAGAACATGCAGCATGGCAAGACCGCATTCGCAGCCTACTAGGCAAGATGGACGAAGTTGAGTAA
- the glpX gene encoding class II fructose-bisphosphatase yields MKRDLAMAFSRVTEGAALAGYKWLGRGDKNAADGAAVEVMRSLLNKTEISGEIVIGEGEIDDAPMLYIGENVGVGGDAVDIAVDPIEGTRMTAMGQSNALAVLAAGEKGSFLKAPDMYMEKLVVGPGAKGAIDLEKPLKENLENIAKALGKSLDTLVVTTLAKPRHDQVIAEMQAMGVRVFAVPDGDVAASILTCMPDSEVDVMYCIGGAPEGVVSAAVIRALDGDMHGRLLPRHEVKGDNEENRKHGELELERCAEMGVTAGVVLKMEDMARSDNVVFSATGITKGDLLEGITRQGNIATTETLLIRGRCRTIRRIKSIHYLERKDPEVIDHIL; encoded by the coding sequence ATGAAACGCGATTTAGCAATGGCATTTTCTCGTGTCACTGAAGGTGCAGCACTAGCAGGTTATAAATGGCTTGGCCGTGGTGATAAAAACGCTGCCGATGGTGCCGCAGTAGAAGTCATGCGTAGCCTACTCAACAAAACCGAAATCAGTGGTGAGATCGTGATCGGTGAAGGCGAAATCGATGATGCTCCGATGCTATACATAGGCGAAAATGTCGGTGTTGGTGGTGATGCTGTTGATATCGCCGTCGATCCAATAGAAGGGACGCGTATGACGGCGATGGGCCAGTCAAACGCACTGGCTGTACTAGCTGCCGGTGAAAAAGGCAGCTTCCTCAAAGCGCCTGATATGTACATGGAAAAACTGGTTGTTGGCCCTGGAGCTAAAGGCGCTATCGACCTAGAAAAGCCACTAAAAGAGAACCTAGAGAACATTGCTAAAGCACTGGGTAAATCTTTAGATACGCTTGTAGTAACCACGCTAGCGAAACCTCGTCACGATCAAGTGATCGCAGAGATGCAAGCGATGGGCGTACGCGTATTTGCTGTACCAGATGGTGACGTAGCCGCTTCTATCCTAACTTGTATGCCAGACAGCGAAGTAGACGTGATGTACTGCATCGGTGGCGCACCAGAAGGTGTGGTATCAGCAGCAGTAATTCGTGCGCTAGATGGCGACATGCACGGTCGTTTGCTGCCACGTCATGAAGTGAAAGGCGACAACGAAGAGAACCGTAAGCACGGTGAACTGGAACTTGAGCGTTGTGCTGAAATGGGCGTAACTGCAGGTGTAGTTCTAAAAATGGAAGACATGGCGCGCAGTGACAACGTTGTATTCTCGGCAACAGGCATCACTAAAGGTGATCTGCTAGAGGGCATCACGCGTCAAGGCAACATCGCAACCACAGAGACTCTACTGATTCGTGGCCGCTGCCGTACCATTCGTCGTATCAAGTCGATTCACTACCTTGAGCGTAAAGACCCAGAAGTGATCGATCACATTCTTTAA
- a CDS encoding helix-turn-helix transcriptional regulator — MKTSDRILHTIKRHGAVTAKQLAQEFGMTTMGARQHLQSLEDDGILAFHDVKVKVGRPTRHWSLTQQGHNQFSDRHGELTIQVIDAVENLFGKEGLAKVAAEREQSTLKQYQQALVNCDDLLSKLQTLTQLREDEGYMAELHDEGDHYVLIENHCPICKAATRCPSLCQSELNVFTELLKNDCNISRSEHIIAGERRCTYTVIPF, encoded by the coding sequence ATGAAAACAAGCGACAGAATTTTACACACCATTAAGCGCCACGGGGCCGTTACTGCTAAGCAGCTCGCACAAGAGTTTGGCATGACGACTATGGGTGCAAGGCAGCACCTCCAAAGCCTAGAAGATGATGGTATTCTGGCGTTTCATGACGTGAAAGTGAAAGTTGGCCGCCCAACGCGTCACTGGTCTCTAACCCAGCAGGGGCACAATCAGTTTTCTGACCGCCACGGTGAATTGACTATTCAAGTTATCGATGCGGTTGAGAATCTGTTTGGAAAAGAGGGCCTCGCTAAAGTCGCTGCCGAGCGAGAGCAATCGACTCTAAAGCAGTACCAACAAGCCTTGGTTAACTGCGATGACCTTCTTAGCAAGCTTCAAACCCTCACTCAGCTGCGTGAAGATGAAGGCTACATGGCAGAGCTGCACGATGAAGGTGATCACTACGTCTTGATTGAGAACCACTGCCCTATCTGTAAAGCCGCAACGCGCTGTCCAAGCTTATGCCAATCTGAGTTAAACGTGTTTACAGAGCTACTCAAAAATGACTGCAATATCAGTCGTTCCGAGCACATTATTGCGGGTGAGCGTCGCTGTACATATACAGTGATTCCGTTTTAG
- a CDS encoding DUF3135 domain-containing protein, producing the protein MGHPQPNLKLPPFDELVELAQRDPNAFNQLKQEMCEQMICSASHIMQDRLRAQQSHIDLVVSRCKNPHQANVVLMRELRCQVCKFQEALQGNSLNSEPPQATIIAFKPRNTD; encoded by the coding sequence ATGGGACATCCTCAACCCAATCTCAAACTGCCCCCTTTCGATGAATTGGTTGAACTTGCTCAGAGAGATCCGAATGCGTTCAACCAACTTAAACAAGAAATGTGTGAACAGATGATCTGCTCCGCCTCTCACATTATGCAAGACAGACTGCGCGCCCAACAAAGCCACATTGACTTAGTGGTCAGCCGCTGTAAAAACCCGCACCAAGCCAACGTTGTATTAATGCGAGAGCTACGTTGTCAAGTCTGCAAGTTTCAGGAAGCACTGCAGGGTAATAGCTTGAACTCAGAACCACCACAAGCGACCATCATTGCATTTAAACCAAGGAACACCGACTAA
- a CDS encoding DUF805 domain-containing protein encodes MSMKALLFSFQGRISRKTYWIWNVFYYVAITGFASGISVLFPAYSYILLPIFLLMLVIPDLAVTAKRWHDRNKSNMWLLLNVPLVLGRLASPMATPTAETVSPVHMVATVAALVCGLWILVECGFLKGTEGRNDYGDEPE; translated from the coding sequence ATGTCGATGAAAGCGTTACTGTTTTCCTTCCAAGGAAGAATCAGCCGTAAAACCTACTGGATTTGGAACGTATTTTACTACGTTGCGATTACGGGCTTTGCCTCCGGTATCTCTGTGTTGTTCCCTGCATACTCATACATCTTATTGCCAATTTTCTTATTGATGTTGGTGATTCCTGATTTGGCAGTGACGGCAAAGCGCTGGCATGACCGTAATAAATCAAATATGTGGCTGCTACTGAATGTGCCTTTAGTTTTAGGGCGCCTAGCATCGCCAATGGCGACACCAACCGCTGAAACCGTTTCACCTGTTCACATGGTGGCGACGGTTGCCGCATTGGTGTGTGGCCTGTGGATTCTGGTTGAGTGTGGCTTTTTGAAGGGCACAGAAGGTCGTAATGATTACGGTGATGAGCCGGAGTAA
- a CDS encoding 5-carboxymethyl-2-hydroxymuconate Delta-isomerase, translating into MPNLVLEYSNSVDERVNVQGLLEDLHQVALHCGLFDASSVKSRSLRCHNWLVGEEDDSVDFIHISFELLSGRTDEQKRELSRALMVVLQEQASHVRSLTVNIRDMDINSFQKVIN; encoded by the coding sequence ATGCCAAATTTAGTTCTTGAGTACTCAAACTCGGTGGATGAGCGAGTGAATGTACAAGGTTTGCTAGAAGATCTCCATCAAGTTGCATTACACTGTGGATTGTTTGATGCATCCTCTGTCAAATCTCGTTCTCTGCGTTGCCATAATTGGCTAGTGGGGGAAGAAGACGACAGTGTGGACTTTATTCATATCAGTTTTGAGTTACTCTCTGGTCGCACAGATGAGCAGAAAAGGGAGCTGTCACGAGCACTAATGGTGGTATTGCAAGAACAAGCAAGCCATGTAAGAAGTTTGACAGTGAACATTCGCGATATGGACATCAACAGTTTTCAAAAAGTGATTAATTAA
- the tpiA gene encoding triose-phosphate isomerase → MRRPVVMGNWKLNGSKAMVTELLTGLNAELEGVEGVDVAVAPPALYIDLAERLIAEGGNKIILGAQNTDLNNSGAFTGDMSPEMLKDFGASHIIIGHSERREYHNESDEFVAKKFKFLQENGLKPVFCIGESEAQNEAGETEAVCARQINAVIDAYGVEALNGAIIAYEPIWAIGTGKAATAEDAQRIHASIRAMIAEKDAAVAEQVIIQYGGSVKPENAEAYFAQPDIDGALVGGAALNAAGFAAIAKAAAKAKAKA, encoded by the coding sequence ATGCGTCGTCCTGTAGTGATGGGTAACTGGAAACTTAACGGTAGCAAAGCAATGGTAACTGAGCTGCTAACTGGTCTTAACGCTGAACTTGAAGGCGTTGAAGGTGTAGACGTAGCAGTAGCTCCACCAGCACTTTACATCGATCTAGCTGAGCGTCTTATCGCAGAAGGCGGTAACAAAATCATCCTAGGTGCACAAAACACTGACCTAAACAACAGCGGTGCTTTCACTGGCGACATGTCTCCAGAAATGCTGAAAGACTTCGGTGCTTCTCACATCATCATCGGTCACTCTGAGCGTCGTGAGTACCACAACGAATCAGACGAGTTCGTCGCTAAGAAATTCAAATTCCTACAAGAGAACGGCCTGAAGCCAGTTTTCTGTATCGGTGAATCTGAAGCGCAAAACGAAGCAGGCGAAACAGAAGCAGTATGTGCGCGTCAAATCAACGCAGTTATCGACGCTTACGGCGTTGAAGCTCTAAACGGCGCAATCATCGCTTACGAACCAATCTGGGCTATCGGTACTGGTAAAGCAGCAACAGCTGAAGATGCACAACGCATCCACGCTTCTATCCGTGCAATGATCGCTGAAAAAGACGCAGCAGTTGCTGAGCAAGTAATCATCCAATACGGTGGTTCTGTTAAGCCTGAAAACGCTGAAGCTTACTTCGCACAACCAGACATCGACGGTGCTCTAGTTGGCGGCGCAGCTCTAAACGCAGCTGGTTTCGCAGCTATCGCTAAAGCAGCAGCTAAAGCAAAAGCAAAAGCTTAA
- the pfkA gene encoding 6-phosphofructokinase: MIKKIGVLTSGGDAPGMNAAVRGVVRTALSSGIEVYGIYDGYLGLVEDRIQKLDRSSVSDVINRGGTFLGSARFPEFKEVEVRQKGIENLKKHGIEALVVVGGDGSYMGAKKLTEMGYPCIGLPGTIDNDIAGTDYTIGYLTALNTVIDNIDRLRDTSSSHQRISIVEIMGRHCGDLTLMSAIAGGCEYIITPETGLDKEQLIQNIQDGIAKGKKHAIIALTELMMDANELAKEIEAATGRETRATVLGHIQRGGRPTAFDRVLASRMGNYAVHLLKDGHGGRCVGIEKEQLVHHDIIDCIENMKNPDRSDLFKVAEELF; encoded by the coding sequence ATGATTAAGAAAATCGGTGTTTTAACAAGTGGCGGTGACGCACCTGGTATGAACGCAGCAGTTCGTGGTGTTGTTCGTACAGCGTTGTCTTCTGGTATCGAAGTTTACGGCATTTACGATGGCTACCTAGGTCTGGTTGAAGATCGCATTCAGAAACTGGATCGCTCTAGCGTATCTGACGTGATCAACCGTGGTGGTACTTTCTTAGGCTCTGCACGTTTCCCTGAGTTCAAAGAAGTTGAAGTTCGCCAAAAAGGTATCGAAAACCTGAAAAAACACGGCATTGAAGCACTTGTTGTTGTCGGTGGTGACGGTTCTTACATGGGTGCGAAGAAGCTAACTGAAATGGGCTACCCATGTATCGGTCTACCAGGCACAATCGATAACGATATCGCCGGTACTGACTACACAATCGGTTATCTAACCGCACTGAACACTGTGATCGACAACATCGACCGCCTACGTGATACTTCATCTTCACACCAACGTATCTCTATTGTTGAGATCATGGGTCGTCACTGTGGTGACTTAACCCTAATGTCTGCGATTGCTGGTGGTTGTGAGTACATCATCACGCCTGAAACAGGTCTAGATAAAGAGCAGCTTATCCAAAATATCCAAGACGGTATTGCTAAAGGTAAGAAGCACGCAATTATCGCACTGACTGAGCTGATGATGGATGCAAATGAGCTAGCGAAAGAGATCGAAGCCGCGACTGGTCGCGAAACTCGTGCAACGGTTCTTGGTCACATCCAACGTGGTGGTCGCCCAACAGCATTCGACCGTGTACTGGCTTCTCGTATGGGTAACTACGCAGTTCACCTACTTAAAGATGGTCACGGTGGTCGTTGTGTTGGTATCGAGAAAGAGCAGCTTGTTCATCACGATATCATCGACTGTATCGAGAACATGAAAAACCCAGATCGTTCAGACCTATTCAAGGTTGCCGAAGAGTTATTCTAA